The Hymenobacter baengnokdamensis genome includes a region encoding these proteins:
- a CDS encoding UPF0175 family protein has product MKTLTIDLPQEFTPQQEHDLKMELAGTLYTKGLLSTSEAAALVGIGRGEFITQMGQYGYSILASYTEADLEHDLTAIHHYFGHQLPDATQ; this is encoded by the coding sequence ATGAAAACACTCACCATCGACTTACCGCAGGAGTTTACTCCCCAGCAGGAGCACGACCTGAAAATGGAGCTGGCCGGTACGCTCTACACGAAGGGCCTGCTTTCGACCAGCGAGGCAGCAGCGCTAGTGGGTATCGGTCGGGGCGAGTTTATCACGCAAATGGGTCAGTACGGATATTCCATTCTAGCCAGTTACACCGAAGCTGACCTTGAACACGACCTCACCGCCATCCATCATTATTTCGGACACCAGTTGCCTGATGCTACTCAGTAA
- a CDS encoding DUF3368 domain-containing protein, translated as MPLPEWLHVKSPLRELPLALVTHQHHAGERSALALAQEIPGSLLVLDDAPARQLAALLHLTFTGTVGILILAKARGRLPLLRRVLAELRAAGMWLAESVVERACREAGE; from the coding sequence ATGCCACTCCCGGAATGGCTACACGTAAAATCTCCTTTGCGCGAGCTACCGCTTGCTTTAGTGACGCATCAGCACCATGCAGGCGAGCGCAGTGCCCTGGCATTGGCTCAGGAAATACCAGGTAGTCTGCTGGTTTTGGACGACGCGCCCGCCCGACAGCTGGCGGCGTTACTACACCTGACTTTCACGGGTACGGTCGGTATTCTCATTTTGGCAAAAGCACGGGGTAGGCTACCGCTGTTGCGCCGGGTGCTCGCCGAGCTACGGGCGGCTGGTATGTGGCTAGCCGAATCCGTAGTCGAGCGCGCTTGCCGTGAGGCAGGCGAATAA